From Bdellovibrio sp. KM01:
GAAGCTTGATGCTCACATAGTCGGAAAAAATTTCTTTCGTAGACTGTGAACTTCCACAATAAACCTCCGCTGTAATGGATACGAAGCCGAGCATGCTGCTATTAAAAATTGCATATCTCGCGTCTGATTTTTTTACTCCGAACGGTGGTCGTGCGTCTTGATCAGGTGGAAAATTAATTTCGGCGATCGGCGAGGAAGCATCGAATTGTTTCTTACTAGAAATTTCTAAAACAGAATGAGGAACTTCTAAAAGCATAATTTCCAAATCTGGATTGGAATCCTTCCATGCTTGGAGGTTCGATGAATTTCCAGTCGTAAAGATATAATTAGCCAAAAGAGCAGGTCGTTGTAAATCTGGCGGCTTGCTGTCTTTAACCGCTTCATCATGGACTTCTTGAAGTAATTTTAACTTTTGAAGCAATGTGCTTTTCTTTGCTTCATCAGGGGTATTGGTCAACGTAGCTTGGAGGTCTTGAATACGGGCTTCAATTTCTTCTGCACGTTTTTTAGATTCCAAGGCGTATTTCGTATCTTCAGAAAGATCTGCGCAGAATGTGCTTGGTGTGGAAGATAAAACATTAACAGTATAAGTGCTTTCAACTTCAGTCAAAGGCGACAGGAACGCTGTCTTGCAGTCTTCACTGAAGTAGATTTCTGGAACTCGAACACTGTTAGGGAAATTGATATGGCAGGATGTTTCTGATCTTGGCAAAGGTGCCGTTTTTTTCGTCTCTGCTTTTACTTGAGGGGGAGCTACAGGCTTGTCGATAAACCCGTCTTTGTAAGACTTATTTTCCGATGATTGAGAACAAGCAGCTAGAAGGGTTGTTAACGAAATAAGCGCTAATAGTTTAGTCATGTTTGCCTCGAGGTTAATTCGTAGTGCAAACATTGCAAGGGCTGAGCCAACATTCGGGAGGGCTCAGGTCTATTATAATTGGTTTATAAGGCTATTAAGTATGACACTCAGGAAAGGTGTCTTGGAATTAGGCGGGCTAGTGCCCGCATTGGCAGTCGGTACCCAGGCAAGAAAGAACTTTGCCATGATTGTTGAACTGGAATTGAAATACTTTGTTGTCGTGCATTTCCAAGCTCACGGAGGAATTATCCTTAAGCTTCAAATCCATCTTTTTCTCAACGCGGGTGATTTTTCCTGTCGCTAAAAGCTTTTCGACGGTGTCGTCAGATTTCAAGGGAATTTCTTCCGGAAGATCTTGGGCATCCAATTTATAGAACTTTACGATCTTTTTGGATTTCGCATTTGTGTTGTCAGCGCCGATCACATGCACGCGACGTTTTGTTCCGTCGGGTTGATCGAGGTGATAGTTTTCCAAAGTCGTTTCTTCGGACTTAGTTCCCAGGCTTTTGCGCAGGTATTCCATCAAAGCTTCAGGTGTTGCCACAGCTTGAGCGGCAATTTCCGGAGCACAGGCTTTCAAAGAGTCGTTGAAAGTATCTTTGTCAGAAGCAGCGACAGGTGATTGTGCCGCCGTAGCATTTCCGGCCTCAGAACCCGTCACAACAGTATTCGGTGCAGAAGCGCTTTCTCCGGCTGAGATCACGGCCGTGTTGGCACCGCTATTAACTGGTTTTTCGTGAAAAAGAATATGCAGGAAATAATAATCCGCAGCCACTCCCAAAATGAAAAGTACTGCAGCCCAAATAAACCAATGCCTAAACTTAATTTCTTTCATAATTCCTTTAATCCTGTTTCAGATTCGGAACCCAAACATCCCATGACTTACAGCTTCTTGCACGCTGCGAAGGTCCACGGAGCTGACCCCAGCGGTACTGAACTTCGTCCATGGGATTGTTCGAAATGAGTCCCGCAAATAATCTGCGTTTGAACTCAGCTAAGTCAATGTACTGACCGGAAGAATATTCAGTAGTACAAACAGAAATTCCGTCCACTCCCACGGGAGCCATTTTGCGAGTTTCGCTAGCCATGCTTTCTTCGATGAAAGGATAAATTTTGTTCAGACGTACACGCATGTCCAAGCTTAAATCAGATGCGTTGTTGGCAAGAACCAACTCGCGGTAAACTTTGCGCAAAGTTACGTAGTCGTCAAACACGCGTTGGTCACGGCTTGGTGTAGAGTAAGTGTCATAGTCTTCATACGCCATGCAACCACGAGTGGAGCGCAAAGCATTCAAGCCATCATTCACCGCACTCACACGGCCGACCAAACCTTGGCAAGTCACTTTCATCAGGCGCGCCATCATTTGCTCATCCGTTTCGCGACGAAGTTGCAAGCGACCTTGCGCATATTTCACCCAGCGTTTTAAAGGAACTTTGTATTGTTCTTCGCTATAGCCTGGAACTTTCCAAACGGGTTGGTTCAAATACTCAACCGGTCTCCAGTAACGGAAGCCAGCGCCCCCTGCAGGAGTTTGGTCACCTTCGAAAACCCATTCTGGATTTGGCCAGGACTGGCGTTCTTGCAAAGTTGAACCCGAAGTACGACCCACCGTGGAGTTGTAAACCAAGTGAGGCACACCAATCGGAAGCATTTCTTTGATCGTCCAAGAATGGTGATTCACCGCAGTTGTCAGAATCAAAGAACCCGCACGAACAGTGTTGCGTGAAATCGCAACAGGGTAGGTATCATTGGCAACGGATTTGGTGCTGACCATGTCATAGATATACAGCAGGAAGTTTTTTACGCGTTGTTCTTCGCGTTGCTTATCGAAACGCTTCATCTGATTTGAAATCGTACGACCATAAGCCGTTGGATCTTGAATCACGAAGGGAAGTTTATTTTCGTAAGCGAAAATCAAACGCATGGAGTACACAGTATCGGCACAGTCCGTGCGCAGACCGTAATAAGGATTGCTTTGACCATTCGGAAGTTTTTTGCGGGCAAAGAAATCAATTTGCCAATTGTTCTCAACCCATTCAGAGAAGCGGTCTTCCCACGTCGGAGACCAAGAGTTAACTTCTGTCCACACGGCCGCGTGGGCAAAATTACAAGAAACCAAAACCACAAGAAGCAAAATCAAACGTTGCATGATGACTCCACAGATTACGCGAGGAAAACGGTACATTGCCGGTTTTTAAGATTCAAACAAAATGCCCTGCGGCCAAAGCCCATTTTTACTGGCGGTGACGTGTCATAAAACTCGGGTGAGTGCGTATTGAAATTCATTTGGCGAGTCATAGAATAAAAGGGTCGGCCGCGTTGCTTTTGCGGTCAGCAATCTGGAGGAGATATGAAAAACTTGAAGTGGATCCTGGGTCTTGTGTTCCTTGTGGGGACGGCAAACGCGGCCATTCGAGAGATTCCCGTCACGAGCGGCCGCGCGTTGCGAGCTCAGGTCGACAGTTATGTCGAGCTTCTGCAGAAGGAAATGGGGCTGGCTAAGAACAATAAAGAGCGTTTTCGCGCCATTCGCCGGGTCACTGACGAAATTAAAGTCGTGCGTGAAAATAATATGCCGCAGACAGCAGCGGACGAAGCCTATATGGATTTAATGTTGGCAGTTTTTGATTCCGTACCAACCGAGAAAAATTTCAAAAAAAGTGACTGCACCCGCTATGAAAACGATATTTTAAGTCAATACGAGCCCACGGCGGATATAGAGCCAATGGAGCCTGCGGTTAAGCCTGCCTGGTTTGCCTTGAACATACTGTGTAGATAATGCTCTTGTGATTTGAGCCTAAATCCGTTAATTCTTCGGGGGATTTAATTTTAATCCCTACGAGGAGTTTTAGAGTGAAAAAGCTTATTTTGATGATCGCAATGACGGTGTCTTCTTCAGCCTTTGCAGCACCCAGCACGCCAGAATTCATCGATACTTTGGTAGATACAATTAACGCGAGACTTGTTGTGATCAATAACGAGCGCGCACAAGATGGTGCCAAGCTTTATTGCAAGCAACTGAATGCAGACCAAGTAAATCTCATCGCCGCATATTTCCGTAACAAAAAAGCGAATACCTGGAAAAATTTGGGTTCCGTCAACGCCAGCAGCTTCGTGAGCTCTGTGGGCTTCAACCTTTCATGCTTCCCTAAGCCGTGCAAAAACTATGATGATTTGGTTCACGGTATTTGCAATGCAAAATCCTACAAAATGGATCGCGCACTTTTGACAAATTCTTTAGAAGCCATCAAAGGTGGAAAAGTCTACGTCAACACAACAATGGATGAAGTAGCTCGCTAACAGCCATTATCATTGTGAAGTTGAAACTTTAAAAGGGACCTAATGGGTCCCTTTTTTTGTCCTGAAGAATCACATCTTGAACAGGCTTACAGTTTAGGTGGAAATATTTAAAACAAATATTTCCAAGGAAATCCCATGTCTGGTCGATCGTTTAAGATCTTGCTCGTTTTTGTGGCTTTGGCATTTCAAATTCCTTTCCAAGCAGCCCATGCTGAACCAGAACCGGGAGAGGAGATGTTTATCTTTCACCTGGGATACTTTCTTCCATCCTTTGATACAACTTTGCGCGTAGATAATAAGGCTCTGGGGCGCGGGGATGAAGTAAACCTGGAAAACGACCTGGGTCTTGATGTCGAAGAAACGACTCTTCGTGCGGATGCCATGTGGCGTATGTCAGAGCATAATCGCTTAACACTTGGAATATTTAATTTTAATCGATCGGGCAGTCGGGTTATCAATCGGCAAATTCAGATTGGCGATCAGATTTATCCGGTCGGTGCGACCGTGAGTACTAATTTTAATTTCACGGTGATTCCCATCGCTTGGTCCTATGCATTTATCAAGAATTCAACTTGGGAAGTTGCTGCAGGAGCCGGTCTGCAGTGGTCGCAAATCAGTTTTAAAGCTGAAGGCAGTGCCTCTCTGAGTGGGATGAGCGGCAGTCGCGAAGCCACAGCATCTGCAAATGCGCCGCTCCCCCTATTAGGAATCGATGCGAAATACTATATATTTCCCACCTGGAGCGTGGGCTCGAATCTGGGAGTATTTGCTTATAAAGTTTCAGCGTCGAATATGGACATGCAGGGTAATATCGTGAATGCCACTATTTCTACGGATTGGTGGTTCACTAAGTATGTCGGCGCTGGTGCTGCACTGAACTGGTATTATGTGGGTGTTGATGTTCAAGGCAGTAAGTGGACGGGTGAGTTTAACTATCAATACTTGGGACCCCAACTCTTTTTGTCAGGGCGTTTCTGATATTTCAAAGTGAACTACCTAGAGCAGGCCTGGAAGATGGTCATTAGTAGCCAAGGATATCTACGTAAGTAATGCCTTTAGCAACGCTGGAAGAAACTTTCGCGCGTTGGCCTTTGATTTGGATTTTGCCATCCAAGAACAACTGTTTGAAAGTTGTGCGAGTGATGTTGAACAGATTCAAATTTTCTTTTTGATTGCGAAGGGCATTGAGCAAAACGACATCCAAACGCTTAGCCGATTTATGAAGTTCGATCGTTACGCGAAATGATTTAGGTGGACGTGGGGGAACGTGATTTACGCCTTGATATTCTTCCATGGGGTCTCCAGATTGCGATAAGGCGCGAGAATGCCACGGCTGAGGACAATTTGTCCAATGATCTTGCCAAAAGGTCCCCCTGAAGCGAAGGACCCTGGAAAAATATTACAAGATAGAGATCCCTGAAGTCTTGGAGACTTGGCGAACTCCAACGTCTTTGATTAAGCAGTTATAGAACGAACGGGGGCCACCTAGAACCTCCGTACAGCTGATGTTACCAGCGGATTTAACTGAAGCCCCAGAGAACTCCTCGGGTGCCACTTGTAAAAGGGAGTAAAGGTAATGAGCTGCCGGTCCATGAAGGTGCACCGTTGGGGAACCTGATTGGGGACCATAGATTTCCATGCTCTTGCCGTCGTCGGTGATTTGGATGTTGGTGCCCGTTTTGCTGACACGAATGAAGATGTTGTAGTCTTGGTTCACGAACTGAAGAATACCTTGAGTCGTTCCACCCAGCGCCGCATACACGGCTTCGATGTTTTCGCTGGAAGCATTTTCTGGCCACGGCATCAAGCCTTCGATTTTGCTCGCCGTAAGAGTGGTGATGATTTCGTGTTTCGCAGCCTGAGCTGTTAACGTGCTAAAAAGAACCGTAGTGATAAGTAGAATTTTTGTCATAGTGATAATTCCTTTAAAAAGTTTTGAATCTATTTTGAATATTTAGTGACAGTCATTGCCAGTGGGAGCCTGAACTGTGGTTACGCAAGCAAAGCGCAGAATTTGGCCGACCTTGATGCCTTTTGATTTTGGCAGATAGGCAGAGACTTTCGTGACCTTCGCCAAGCGAACCGAATCCCATGTATGCCCTTGGAGACAGCCATCGTCGATAACGTCGCGGGCGACGACAGTTTCTTTGATAATGTTTAAAACGAGTGCTGCGTATTTCGGAACATTGTTGCCATAGGAAATGCCATCAAAATTGACCCATTTGCTTTGCTCTTCTGCAGAATCTGATTCGATTGAGCGAGCATCGCCAGGCAGAAGATAAAGAGCGATAGTTTGGCCAGAAGGTGTTTGAGCGATACATTCTTCAGTCACTGTTTCTTCAGTCGCCAAGGCTGTCGAAGCTGAAATTACAAGGGCCAGAATCGCGATTAGGTTTTTCATAATATCCTCTGTATAAGTTCCGGAGAAAAATTAAGTTAACAAGTTGCCAAGTTGAGAGCGGAGTTCAGACAAAGTCTTTTCAACTTCTTCAAGCTTCAGGAAAAGATCTGCGTTCTTTGGCTTACGGCCCGTCATCAGTTCAAACAGGGAAACGTCTAACGCTTTTGAGAGCTTTTCATAGGGTTCACCCAGGATTTGACGGCCATTTTCCCACTCACGGTAGGTGGTCACGGGGATGCCTGCCTGGTCAGCGATTTGTTGTGCTGACATTTCTTTTTGGGTGCGCATTCTTTTTAAGCGGGTTGCTAACGTTTCCATACTTGTCTCCGATGACGGGAGATATAGAACGACTGAAGCTTTGCGTAAAATAGAACGTTTCGATAACAACATTCCAGAATTTCGAAGGTAGTTTCATAGAAAGGTGCCAGGTCCTATTTCAGTATGCGGTGCTCCCGTAAATAGGACCTGGCACCTATTGGAAGCGGGTGATGTATTGGCAGCGTTGGCAGAGGTTTTCGACGAGTTTATTGTCTTTAAAGCCTTTAAGGATTTTTACGGAACGCTCGGAGCCCAGGATTGATTCGATGCTGGCTTCTTTAACATTGCCTAAAGGGATCTTGCCTTCTTTGTCCAGGCAGCAGGGGACGACGGTGCCATCGGCAAGCACGCCAAAGTGGCTGGAGAGGCCATAGCAGGTGCCACGGGCGCCCAGGATCGGTAAATCTATGGAAGGCCACGTGAACTCGGTATCAAAATGTAAATGCAGGCGATTTTGGATGCGCACGCTTTTATTTCGGCGCACGTCGATGTCTTGGTTGAAGGCAAAGCCAAATTCTGTGCAAACACGATCCAGCATCGAGCGATTTTGCTGGCCAGTACCCATTGGGTCGTCCAAATTCCACAGGCGGTAGTTGATATAAAGCTCCGGGCGCTCTTCCATCGCGCGGCGAGTGTATTTAAAGATCTTTCCAAGATAAATAGTTGGGTCTTTATCGCCATAGTTATCGTGAAAGCTATGCAGAGAGAAATTCACCTGGCGCAGGATCGGGCGCAGCAGGAGCTCTTCTTTGACGGCATTCATCAGAACACCGTTGGTCACCAGGAATACGGGAACCTTGTGGGCTTCGCATATATCCAGAAACTCCGCCAACTTCGGGTGAACCAAAGGATCGCCCATCAAATGCAAAGTCACCTGATCGGTCAGGGGGGCGACTTGCGTGATGACGGATTCAAAGACCTCCACGCTCATCATTTTCTTTTCGCGCTCCACAGGCGGACAGAAGCTACACTGCAGATTGCAGATGTTGCTGATCTCGATATTCACCTTATGAAAGCGTTTCGTGGATTTGATAACCTCAGGCCCTTAAAATAAAAAAGGCCCCTGGGAAATCCCAGAGGCCTTGGATTTGGAATTCTCTTACATCTGACGGGCGCGTTTTTCAACCGCAAGGGCGGCTTCGCGCACAACTTCTGACAAAGTAGGGTGGGCGTGGAAGGATCTTGCAAGATCTTCACTGCTGCCACCGAACTCCATGCACACGATCACTTCGTGGATCAGCTCAGAAACGCCAGGACCCACCATGTGAGCGCCCAAAAGCTTATCTGTGGCCTTATCCGCGATGATTTTTACGAAACCTTCAGTGAAGCCTTTCGCGCGGGCACGGCCGTTTGCCAGGAATGGGAATTTACCCACGTTGATTTCGATACCTTTTTCTTTAGCTTGCTCTTCGTTGATACCTACAGTCGCCACTTCTGGGTGAGTGTAAATCACGCCTGGAACTGTGTTGTAGTTCACGTGACCTGCGCCTCCAGCCAGCATTTCTGCAACGGCGACACCTTCTTCTTCCGCTTTGTGCGCAAGCATGGGGCCGGCGATAACGTCACCGATCGCGTATACCCCAGCAACTGACGTTTGGTAATGAGCATCGACGATGATGCGACCTTGCGGATCTTTTTGGATGCCAGTTTCTTCAAGGCCCAAGCCCGTTGTGAATGGTTTGCGACCTGTCGCTACCAGTACAACTTCGGCTTTCGCAGTTGTTGCTTTACCATCAGTCAAAGATTCGTAAGTCACTTCAACGCCGTCAGCAACGACGTTAGAGCCAGTTACTTTCGTCGAAAGAAGGAACTTCATGCCTTCTTTTTCCAAGTTACGTTTAAGAACGTTCATGCAGTCTTGATCTGTAGCGCCGCCCAGGCGGTTTGTGTACTCGATCACTGTCACTTCAGCCCCCAGGCGCTGCCATACAGAGCCCAACTCAAGACCGATCACACCGCCACCTACAACGATCATCGTTTTAGGAACTTGTGGCAGGATCAAGGCACCTGTGTTGGAAACGATTCTTTTTTCGTCGTACTTTAGGAATGGCAATTCAACTGGAACGGAACCCGAAGCAATCAAGATGGCTTTCGTCGTTAACACTTGTGTGTTGCCGTCGTCTGTTTTCACTTCTACTTTGCCAGCTCCCAGGATTTTCCCGAAGCCATTGATTCCAGTGATTTTATTTTTCTTAAATAGGAAGTTAATGCCATCAGTGTTGGCTTTAACGACTTTGTCTTTACGAGCGATCATTGTACCCAAGTCCAATTCAACTTTAGGAACTTTGATACCGTGAGCAGCGAAATCATGTTGAGCCGCTACGTAGTGTTCAGAACTTTCCAAAAGAGCTTTAGAAGGGATGCAACCCACGTTTAAGCAAGTGCCGCCGTAAGTTTTGTCTTTTTCAATAACTGCGGTTTTCAATCCCAATTGAGCTGCGCGAATTGCGCCAACATAACCACCGGGACCGGAACCAATAACAATAAGATCAAATTGATTGTCTGACATAAATGTAAATTCCTTTTAGGTACGGACACACTTTTGGTAGCAAACACGCGTCAGAATGATGCGAGGTTGCTACCAAAAGTGTGTCCGTACCTTTTTATACCCAGTTTAACATTGGCGGTCACTAAGTAAGGTTCGTTTTAGGCTCGGCGAACGGCTGAATTTGATTAGATGTTGGCTTGCGGCGCACTTTGAGGCGCGAGATATCCTCAATATATTTAGCTATTTATGATCCCGATCATAGATAGCTAGGAAATATTACCTAGTACCTTGCAATCCGAGGTACCATGGATTACTTTGTAGCTGTAAGGGGCACTCATGAATGTTCAATTTAAAAAAGGCGTGATCGAGCTTTTGGTTTTGTCGCTGCTGAATCGCAAAGACCGCTACGGGTATGAGTTGGTCGAAGCGATTTCGGAAAGCATCGAGATTGCCGAGGGGACGATCTATCCCTTGTTAAAAAGAATGACCGATGAAGGTTATTTCAAAACCTATCTGCAGGAATCGGCAGAGGGGCCTCCGCGCAAATACTATCAAATGACGACGAAGGGTCGAACGTATTTCGACGAGCTTCGCAAGGAATGGCGCGAGTTTTCAAAAAGTGTTGAAAAGATTTTGGGAGAATAAATGACGAAGGCAGAGTTTTTCGAACAACTAAATGAAGGTTTGAAGAAAGTAAGAAAAGACGAACGCGCTGATATTTTGGCGGAGTACGAAGAACATTTTCATCATGCTTTGGCGAAAGGTAAAACGGAAGACCAAATCTGCAAGGATTTGGGATCTGTTGATCAAATCATCAAAGACTACCGCATTGAAAAAGTTTTGGCTGATCAAGTGACGGGCGAAACGGGTCACGCGAAATCCATTATGCGTGCGGCGCTTATTTTGATGGCATTGGCTCCGTTGAACTTCCTGGTTTTCATTGGACCTTTCCTGGTGACAATGTGTTTATTGGTGGCCTTTTGGTCTGTTGGTGGCTCGCTGTTTTTAGTGGGCGCGGCGATGTTCTTTACTCTTTTGGTGAAGATTTTCTCAAGCTTGCTGGTGCCCGTTTTGATGATTGGTTGTGTGGGAATCGCATCTTTGGGGATTTTCTTTATGTTGCTGCTTTTGCCGATCACACAATTGGCGGGTGCGATGACTTTCAGATATTTGAAATGGAATCTTGATTTTGCGAGAGGTCACTAAGATGAAAAAGTACTATATCGTTTCTTTGATTGCGAGTTTCTTTGTTGCGGCTATCTGCTTGGGAGCCACGGCATCATTTGTATCCACTTGGAGTAAAAAAGAACGTGATGAAATTGAGAAAATCGCTTTTTCTAAAACTTCTTGGGCTTATAAACTGAGACCTGAAGCCGAAGAAATAGGTCATGCCTCTAACGCCAATCCGTTGGAAATTTCTTTGGCGGGAATTACTGAAGTTGAAGTGGCGGTTCCGGATGGCGATGTTAAAATTTCCGCTGGTAAGGACGCCGCAGGAACATTCACGGCGCAAGAATTGGCAGATGGCTGCCAGTTGCGAGTGACTCGCCGTAAGGATGAATTGACCATTCGCTTTTCAAAAATTGATAAGAAAAGCGAAGGGTGTTCAGGAAGTTTGATCGCAGAGATTCCTTCGTCGGTGGACTTGCATATCACTGGTGGGCAAGGGGATGTGACAGTCGAGAAAATGAAGGCTGAAATTAAGGCTCATATCGGTTCTGGTAAACTTACGATCGCGGAAAGCAAAGGGGTCGTTCGCGGCGAAGTGGGCGTAGGCGACGTTTTAATTTCCGGAGTGTCTCCAGAAATCAAAGTAGACCTTGGAGTGGGCAAACTTGATGTAAAGCTCATGGAAAAATTGAACGAGGGGGAGTGGTCTTTTAAAGTGGGCATGGGAAGTATCAGCGTCGAAGTGCCGAACGGTCAGATCGTTAACGAGAAATATACGACCGGTATGGGAAGCAAAACCCTACTGAATAAAGAGAAAGCACCATCGGAGTTTAAAATCAGCGCGACCTCCGGGGTCGGAGACATCGCCACTACGGTTAAGTAAAAAGAGGGTTCTTCGGAACCCTTTTTTCGTTCACTTTAAGAGTCTTTTTGCCCTCTCTGGCATGTCTTCTGAAATACGTCTTTGCATAGATTATTAAGTAATTCCTATTGCAAGGAGACCCTTATGGGCATGTCCAAGGTGAATAAGTTTTTGACAGTGAGTGGCCTGTTATTGTCCTCGGCGCTGGCGCCTTCCGTGGTGATGGCGGCTGAGCAGTGTTCGGCTATTTTCACGGCGCAAACCCAGGCACCAGCTCCAGCAGTAAATCCTGCGATTTTAATGGGTCTTTTAAAGCAGCAGCTTCAGGCTCAAGTGGGTCAGTA
This genomic window contains:
- a CDS encoding radical SAM/SPASM domain-containing protein, yielding MNIEISNICNLQCSFCPPVEREKKMMSVEVFESVITQVAPLTDQVTLHLMGDPLVHPKLAEFLDICEAHKVPVFLVTNGVLMNAVKEELLLRPILRQVNFSLHSFHDNYGDKDPTIYLGKIFKYTRRAMEERPELYINYRLWNLDDPMGTGQQNRSMLDRVCTEFGFAFNQDIDVRRNKSVRIQNRLHLHFDTEFTWPSIDLPILGARGTCYGLSSHFGVLADGTVVPCCLDKEGKIPLGNVKEASIESILGSERSVKILKGFKDNKLVENLCQRCQYITRFQ
- the lpdA gene encoding dihydrolipoyl dehydrogenase produces the protein MSDNQFDLIVIGSGPGGYVGAIRAAQLGLKTAVIEKDKTYGGTCLNVGCIPSKALLESSEHYVAAQHDFAAHGIKVPKVELDLGTMIARKDKVVKANTDGINFLFKKNKITGINGFGKILGAGKVEVKTDDGNTQVLTTKAILIASGSVPVELPFLKYDEKRIVSNTGALILPQVPKTMIVVGGGVIGLELGSVWQRLGAEVTVIEYTNRLGGATDQDCMNVLKRNLEKEGMKFLLSTKVTGSNVVADGVEVTYESLTDGKATTAKAEVVLVATGRKPFTTGLGLEETGIQKDPQGRIIVDAHYQTSVAGVYAIGDVIAGPMLAHKAEEEGVAVAEMLAGGAGHVNYNTVPGVIYTHPEVATVGINEEQAKEKGIEINVGKFPFLANGRARAKGFTEGFVKIIADKATDKLLGAHMVGPGVSELIHEVIVCMEFGGSSEDLARSFHAHPTLSEVVREAALAVEKRARQM
- a CDS encoding helix-turn-helix domain-containing protein; translation: METLATRLKRMRTQKEMSAQQIADQAGIPVTTYREWENGRQILGEPYEKLSKALDVSLFELMTGRKPKNADLFLKLEEVEKTLSELRSQLGNLLT
- a CDS encoding PadR family transcriptional regulator; translated protein: MNVQFKKGVIELLVLSLLNRKDRYGYELVEAISESIEIAEGTIYPLLKRMTDEGYFKTYLQESAEGPPRKYYQMTTKGRTYFDELRKEWREFSKSVEKILGE
- a CDS encoding DUF1700 domain-containing protein, producing the protein MTKAEFFEQLNEGLKKVRKDERADILAEYEEHFHHALAKGKTEDQICKDLGSVDQIIKDYRIEKVLADQVTGETGHAKSIMRAALILMALAPLNFLVFIGPFLVTMCLLVAFWSVGGSLFLVGAAMFFTLLVKIFSSLLVPVLMIGCVGIASLGIFFMLLLLPITQLAGAMTFRYLKWNLDFARGH